A segment of the Niveibacterium umoris genome:
TCAGCAGGGACAGGAGCGCCGCGAGTTGGTCGCGCAGCTCGCGCCGGTCGACGATCATGTCGATCGCGCCTTTTTCGAGCAGGAATTCCGAGCGCTGGAAACCTTCAGGCAACTTCTCGCGTACCGTCTGTTCGATCACGCGCGGTCCAGCAAAACCAATCAGCGCGCCAGGCTCGCCGATCACAACATCACCGACGAAGGCGAAGCTGGCAGAGACCCCGCCCATTGTCGGGTCGGTGAGAACAGTAATGAAAGGCAGTCGACGCTCCGACAGGCGCGTGAGCGATGCGGTGGTCTTCGCCATTTGCATCAGGGAAAACAAGCCCTCCTGCATCCGCGCGCCACCCGAAGCGGTGAAGCAGATGAAAGGAAGCCCCTGTTCGACTGCGGCACCCACACCACGAACGAAGCGTTCGCCGACCACAGACCCCATGGATCCCCCCATGAAGTCGAACTCGAAAGCAGCGACCACGCAAGGCACAGACTTGATCGCACCCTGCATCACCACCAGCGCGTCGCCCTCGCCGGTCTCGTCATTGGCTGCCGCGAGACGATCAGGGTAACGCTTGCTGTCCTTGAACTTCAGCGGGTCGACCGGGACAACCTCGGCCCCGATCTCAAACCGCGCATCCGCATCCAGCAACAGATCAAGTCGGGCACGGGCACGCAAGCGCTTGTGATGACCACACTTTGGGCAAACGTGTTGATTGCCTTCCAGATCGGAGCGGTAGAGCACTGCCTCGCAAACTTCGCACTTGCTCCACAGCCCTTCAGGGATCGACTTGCGGCTAGGCGCATCACGCTTGATCTTCGGCGGTAGCAGTTTGTTCAGCCAGCTCATCGGGCAGCCTCCACGACGGGTTCATCCAGGGCCAGACGGATTTCCGAAAGGAAGGCCTGAACACGAGCAGGCGCCTGCCCTTCCGGCGCATTTTCAATTTCTTCGATCACGCGACTACCAATCACCACCGCATCCGCGACCGCACCGATTGCGCGCGCAGAAGCCGCATCGCGAATACCGAAACCGACGCCGACGGGCATTCCCAACCCTTTCTTGAGTTCCGGAATACGCGCAACAACGTCCCCGATATTCAGGTGGCCCGCCCCCGTCACACCTTTGAGCGACACGTAGTAGGCGTAGCCGCTGCCGATTGCCGCCACACCCGCGATCCGCGTGTCGGTGGATGTCGGTGCGAGAAGGAAGATCGGGTCCAGCCCGGCCGCCTTGATCGTTCGCGCGAAGTCGACAGCCTCCTCGGGAGGATAGTCGACGACCAGAACGCCATCGACCCCGGCGTGAGCCGCTTCTTTCGCGAAGTCTGCAAGGCCGAACGCCTCGATCGGATTTGCATACCCCATCAGTACGACAGGTGTGGCGGTATCGCGCGTCCGGAAATCCCGCACGAGTTGGATGACATCCCGCAGCGATACGCCATGCTTGAGCGCACGTTCTGCGGCACGCTGAATGGTCGGGCCATCGGCCATCGGGTCCGAAAACGGCACGCCAAGTTCGATGATGTCTGCACCACCCGCCACCAGCGCATGCATCAAGGGCAGCGTAGCCGCAGGAGACGGATCACCTGCCGCAATATAGGGGATCAGGGCGGTGCGATTCTCGGCACCCAAACGGGCGAATACGTTCTGGATTCTGGACATTCTGGTTCTGTCGGATTTGGCTTTTACTGCAGGGGAGTCAGAACTGGATGCCGGACTTCTCGGCCACGGTGTGCATATCCTTGTCGCCACGGCCCGACAGGTTCACCAGAAGCAATTTGTCCTTGGGCATCGTCGCGGCGAGTTTCATCGCATAGGCGATGGCGTGAGAGGACTCCAGCGCCGGAATGATGCCTTCCATGCGACACAGCGTGTGGAAGGCTGCGAGCGCCTCATCGTCGGTGACCCCGACGTATTCCGCGCGCCCGGAATCCTTGAGCCATGAATGTTCCGGCCCGACACCCGGGTAGTCGAGTCCCGCCGAGATCGAATGGGTTTCGATGATTTGACCGTTGGCGTCCTGCAACAGATAAGTCCGGTTGCCATGCAGAACGCCCGGCTTGCCTGCCGACAATGATGCAGCGTGGCGGCCGGTATCAAGACCGTCGCCCGCGGCCTCAACGCCGATCAATTTGACATCGTCATGCGAGATATAGGGATGAAAGATCCCCATTGCATTGGAGCCGCCGCCGACGCACGCAATCACCGCGTCTGGCTGCCGCCCGAAGCCTTCCTGCATCTGCCCAATCGCTTCTCGGCCAATGATCGACTGGAAGTCGCGCACCATCATCGGATACGGGTGCGGCCCCGCAACCGTGCCAATGATGTAAAAGGTGTCGGCGACATTCGTTACCCAGTCTCGCATCGCCTCATTCAATGCGTCCTTCAGAGTCTTGGAGCCCGACTCGACCGGCACCACCGTGGCTCCGAGCAACTTCATCCGGTACACGTTCGCGGCCTGACGTTTGACGTCTTCCGAACCCATGTAAACGACGCACTTCATGCCGTAGCGCGCCGCGACAGTAGCGCTCGCAACGCCGTGCTGACCGGCCCCCGTCTCCGCAATGACTCGCGGCTTGCCCATTCGCCGCGCCAGCAAGGCCTGACCAATGCAGTTATTGACCTTGTGGGCGCCGGTGTGATTCAGGTCCTCGCGCTTCAACAGGATCTGCGCGCCGCCACAGTGGTCCGAGAGCCTCCGAGCGTGATAGATCGGACTCGGACGCCCGACATAGTGTTTGAGTTCGTGATCGAATTCGGCAAGAAACTGCGGGTCAGTCCGCGCGAATTCATACGCTTCGAGCAACTCGGCCAAAGCGGGGATCAAGGTCTCAGAAACGAAGACCCCACCATACGGCCCGAAGTGTCCCCGGGAATCCGGCAGGTTGTATTGCATCTCAGCCATCTGCATTGCGCACTCCAGCAACGAATTCAGCGATCTTGCGAGCGTCCTTGATTCCCTTCGCCGATTCCACGCCGCTGCTCACGTCGACTGCGGCTGGCCGCACCCGGCGGATGGCCTCTTCGACGTTGCCCGCACACAGCCCGCCCGACAATACGATCGGACGAGTCAGGTCAGAAGGAATCAAGGACCAGTCGAAGGCCTGGCCGCCACCGCCAAAACCATCGACAAACGCATCCACCAGCAAGCCCTGGGCGGACGCGAACGAAGCTTCGGAGTGTATCAGATCGACCCCGGGCCTCATCCGGATCGCCTTGAGATAGGGCCGCTCGAACTGCCTGCAGAAGCCCTCTTCTTCATCGCCATGGAACTGCAGCAGATGGAGGGGCACGTGCGTTAGCGCGGCCCGAACGATGGACGGCTCGGGATTGACAAACAATCCGACGATCGTAACGAAGGGGGGGACAAGCTTGCTCAACTGCGCCGCTCGCTCCAGTTCGACGAACCGCGGGCTGGGTCGATAGAAGACAAAGCCCAAGGCGTCCACGCCGGCCGCAACGGCAGCCTCCACATCCTGCTCCCGGGTCAGTCCGCAGATTTTTATCCTTGTGCGACTCATGTCAGAAGCCCCTCAAACGTCTCGCCCCTAACCCTGCCATCACCAGGCAAACCCAGTCCGGGCGGATAGTCAATTCCACACAGGTAAAGCCCGCACGGTGAAAACGTTGGTGCGGCCAGAGCCCTGTTACGGGCTTCGAACAGTTCAGTGATCCAGTTAGGTTCGCGGGCGCCACGACCAATCTGAACAAGCGCACCCACCATGTTCCGCACCATGTGGTGCAAAAAGGCATTTGCAGAAAACTCGAACACGATGCATCCCCCTGCCCGGATGACACGTGCTTGCGTCAGTGTTCTCACCGGTGTTGCGGCTTGGCATTCGGCAGCGCGAAAACTAGAAAAGTCATGCTCCCCCACCAATAAGGCGGCCGCTGACTGCATAGCGTCAAGGTCCAAAGGCCAATGGGTCCAGCCGATACGTCCAGACGCAGCGGCTGGGCGCACGTCGCGACTCAGCAACACATAACGATAATGGCGGGCTGTGGCCGAAAAACGTGCATGGAAGTCTTCCGCAACCTCGCGCGCCCATCGCACCACGACTTGATCTGGCAAATGCGCGTTCACCCCGCGTACCCATGCCGTGATCGGTCGCTTGACGCCGCTATCGAAATGGACCACTTGCGACGATGCGTGCACGCCAGTATCTGTTCGTCCAGCGCACTGAACCCTTACCGGCGCCTGCTCAATCATCGACAACGCGCGTTCCACAACATCCTGGATCGCCCCACCGTTGGGCTGCGTCTGCCATCCGCAGAACGCGCTGCCATCGTACTCAAGCCCCAAAGCGATCCTCATTGGAGCCAACGCACAAGAAGGACCACTGCGCAGGCCAAGGCCGGCAGAATCATCGCATCCCCAAATGACCAGTTCGGCACGACAACTGAACGTAAATCGACCAGTTCCGATGGGCTTGCACCTGTGGGATCCAACCAATCGCGCCAATCCGTTTTTTTCGCACCGGCAGTCGCCAGTTCAAGCGTCATCACAAGCCTCACTACCGCACGTTCGGGCTTGAAACCAAGACGGCGAAAGGGCAGCAGGCAAGCAAGGAGCCCCGCTGCAACCCCGACGCGGTCCAGCCTTTCAAGCATCACAGCCACGAGCGCGAGCATCCCCAATAGCCGGCCAGCGTGCAAGACGGCGAGCCTGAGCCCCTCTTCTGTAGGGGAAATTTCGGGAAAGTATGGGGAAATGCGGGTGCCTGGAGTCCCAAACGTGTAGAGCAACGCAATAGCCAGAAACAGAAAACGGCTGCGGCGCATCAGCAACCGCAACCGTTTTCCAGCGAGTTCGATCCCGCAGAACAACAAGATGATACTGAGTAATGCCGCTGCAGATGGCCCCAAGCCCTGCAGTGCAAACATGCCAATCACTGAAGCAACGACCCCCCCACCCGCGCTCAGCCTCACCAAGCCACGGTGCCTTCTCAGGAAAGACGGGCTAGCATTGCCTGAGCTTCGTCCTTCTGTGCACTGGAGCCTTCGCTCAGAACCTCTTCCAGCAATTCTTTGGCACCCTCGTAGTCGCGCATTTCCTCGTACGCACGCGCCAACTCAAGCTTGGTATTGACCTCGTCACCCATCTCGAAATCATCTTCAAGCACCTGAGGTTCAGGATGGGTATCCACCTCCGACTGCCTCGGCGCTTCCGACACCGATTGTTGCGGCAGTTCAAGGTCAATGCCGGAGAGATCCAACGGCGCCGGTTCGGCTGCCGGACTCAAGGTCTGAGGAGAGCGATCCACGTCAAAATCAAAGTCAAGGAGCCCGCCCTCAAAATTGGTCTTCTCAAGATCTACCAAGGCTTCCTGTTGCGAATCCAAGGTAGAGGCAACGGCAACGTCGTCTTGTGAAGCCGGTGAGGCACCAAAGCCATCGAGATCGAGCGTGATCGGCTGATCGGACGCGCCGCCACCCAGATTGGTAGTCGTCAACTTGACTTCGGCTGCGGTGATCTCATCAGGCCCCAGATCCGGGAGCGATCCAACCTCAGGCTCCACGGCAACCTCGACCGGGGCGCTCTGCACCATATCCAGATCCAGGTTGAAGTCCAGACCCAGATCGTCGGAACTTGCGACAGCCGGCTCCGCTGCTGGGGTTTGAGCATCACCCTCCAAGGACCGAGTGATTTGGCCGATCTCCCCTGGCATGGTCCAGGTCGTCTGCATCTGCGAGGGCGATGCGGCAGCAAAAGCTGGCGTAGTCGGGGCCTGGGCCGGCGTGAATTCGAGTGCGTCCGGCAGGTCGGCAGGCGTTTCAACTTCCATCGGCTCAAAGCCGCTCTGATCCTGCTCCACTTCCGGTGCGACCGCGTTACCCGCCTCGACGAACGAGAGTTCATCAAGCATCGCCGGTTCCGACGCGACAGGCGCGGATTTGGCCGATGTCCGGTAGAGCGGATTATCAGGATCAAGCTTCGCACCAAGATCGGCAGCGCGCGCCCAATCGTTACCAATCCCCGCCGTCTGGGTATAGAGGTCGGTAGCGATGTTCTCAAACTGTTTGAGACTCTTGCGCTGAGCGTAGATCTCGAGAAGCTTGACGTGAATCGCAGTGCGGCCCGGATCCGACTTCAATGCGTCAAGGAGAATCTCCTCGGCTTGGGCGTCACGCCCATAGGCCATATAGACATCGGCCTCGGCAACCGGATCGACCCCTTCATCGGCGTCGATCGAAGTTAGACCGGACTGACTGAAATCCGTCGGTAGCACGCTGCTGCCGGTATCAACTGTCTGACCGCCCGCCGGACCGATCACCGATTCGATCCCTGTCTGCGTCGCGTTCAGCGCAGTGGTATCCGGACCGTTACTGCGCTTGGGTTTACGTGAACGCCATGCGAGGAAACCGCCCAAACCCAGCACCGCCGCGAGCCCACCGAGCAGCGCCGGATTATCCAGCAGCGACGCGAACACGCCGGGCTCTTCAACCTCGACAGGCGCAGGCGGCGGTGGAACCGGCTTTTTCGGAGCAGAGGCTTCAACAACGGGCGGCTTGACTTGTGCAGGAGGCGCACTCGCATCAACAACTGGGGCCGGGGCCTGTGCTTCAACCTTAACCGGTGCAGATTCCTCGGCCTTCGGCTTTTCGGCAACGGGTTCCGGCTTCGCTACCGGTTCCTTTTCAGGCGTTGCCGCCTTTGCCTTCGCCTCGGCTTGCTTCGCCGCGTCCGCCTTGGCAGCAGCCGCCTGTTTCTGTAGATCTGCAAGATTCTGGTTCTTCAGATCGACCAGCTTTTGCAGATCCTTGACGTTCTTCTCAAGCGCAGCAACCCGCTCAGAGGCCTCCTTGAGAGCCCGCTCCCGAGCCACAAGATCCTCTTCCAGTGCCTGAATACGCCCAGCCGACTTGGCGTCCGCCTTTTCGGGCTCCTTGGCAACCTGGCTCTTGGAAATCTTCAGCTGATCCTTCGCTGCCTGCGGCTTCGCAGCATCCTCAACCTTGGGAGTAATCTTCCCGGAAGACGACTGCTTGGGCGCCGTATCTTTGGCCGGCGCTTCGGCAACTGCCGCCGCAGCCTTCTGTCGATAGGCGCCAAAATTGGCCGAAGGGGCGGAGAGAATCTTCTTCGATTCAGTCGATGAAATCGCACGAGCGTCGCCAGCGTCCGGCACCTTCAGCACTTGGCCTGCACGCAAGCGATTGATGTCTCCGCCGGCGAATGCTGTTTCGTTAGCCGCATACAAGGCGGCAAGCATTTGCTCGAGACTGACGTCGGAAGCCTTGGTCCTGTTCGCGATCGCGGTCAGTGAATCACCTTGCTTGACCGTGTACTCGGACCCGGGAATGTCGCGCTTCGGAGCAGGTTTTGTTTCCTGCGCCTGGGACTTGGGCCGCTCGACCGATTCGGACTTCTCCTTGTGCTTTGATGCGGCAGCTTTCGGTTCAAGGGGCCGAGCGACCGGGGCTGCAGGTTCGGGCGCGACAGTCTTCGCCGTTTCGTCAATCGGATCGAGGAGGAAGGTGTATTCGCGCAGAAGACGACCACCGGTCCAATTCAATTCGAGCAACAGGTCAACAAACGGCTCATTGAAGGCGCGGTCACTGGAAACCTTGACGACCGCACCGGCCCCGCGCCGCTCAACCGAGAGTCGCAGCGAGGTCAGCTGTGGCGCGTATTCGATATTTGCACGGCGGAAAGCATCCGGAGACGCCAATCGCGCGTTGAGCGACTCAAGCTCCTCCGCACTGCCGGTAACCTCCACTTCGGCACGAAGCGGTTGCCCCAGACCGCTGAACACGTTCAGGCGACCGAGACCAGCGGCGGATGCGCCGAATGGCAACGCCGCGATTGCGGCCGCGAGGATGGAGGCACGGAGAGTCGTCTTCATGGGCATGCCGACATGGGCGCGTTTATTGTGGTTTTATCAAAATAACATCATAGGTTTAGCCTCGCAAGCTAAACCTAACTCTGAGTATTTGATGCCGTTGGCAAATTCGCCGGGCGGCGAGCCATAGGATAAGGGCGTTGCGAAGGCAACGCCCTTCATGACAAGGACTTAGAGTCCGAGCAAGATGCGGAGCATGCGGCGCAGCGGTTCCGCCGCACCCCAGAGAAGTTGATCGCCGATCACGAAGGCGGAAACATATTCCGGCCCCATATTCAACTTGCGAACACGACCTACACCAACCTCCAATCCACCGGTAATCGATGCGGGCGTGAGTTCCTTGACCGATACTTCACGGTCATTCGGCACCCACTTCACCCACTGGTTGCCCGATTTGATGATCGATTCGATCTCGGCGAGTGGCAAATCCTTCTTCAGCTTGAGCGTCAGCGCCAGACTGTGGCAACGCATCGCGCCGATACGGACGCACAGGCCGTCGACCGGAATCGTGCTCGCGGTACCGAGGATCTTGTTGACCTCAGCTTGCCCCTTCCATTCTTCCTTTGACTGGCCATTATCGACCTGCTTGTCGATCCACGGAATCAGTCCGCCAGCGAGAGGCGCTCCAAAGAATTCCGTCGGCACGTCTTCGCGAATTGCCTTGGCAACCTTGCGATCGATTTCCAGGATTGCGGACGACGGCGTCGCGAGCTCATCAGCCACTGCGCCATGCACGACGCCCATGCCCTTGAGCAGCTCTCGCATGTGATTTGCGCCGCCACCACTCGCAGCCTGATAGGTCATCGAAGAGACCCATTCCACCAAGCCATCACGGAACAAGCCACCGACGCCCATCAGCAGGATGGAATTGGTGCAATTACCGCCGATGTAATTCTTGACACCCTTGGCGAGCGCGGCGTCGATGACGTTGCGGTTGACCGGATCGAGAATGATGACCGCGTCGTCGTCCATGCGCATCGTCGACGCGGCATCAATCCAGTAGCCATCCCAGCCGGCGGCACGCAGCTTGGGGTACACGTCGGTCGTGTAGTCACCGCCCTGGCAGGTGATGATGACATCCATGCCCTTGAGCTCATCAACACTCGAAGCATCCTTGAGTGGCGGCAACTCGCGACCGACATCCGGCCCCTTGCCACCGACGTTTGAAGTCGTGAAGAAGACCGGCTCAATCAGCTCGAAGTCCTTTTCCTCACGCATACGCTGCATCAGCACGGAACCGACCATGCCGCGCCAACCGACAAATCCGACTCGCATTTGAATTTCCTCTTTTTGCCCCCTGCCCGCTTCCCTTGCCTCGACCGCGGGCAGGGAGCATGTGCGCGGAGGAGACAATGGATCAGGCCGGGATGGTTTTAATCCCGGTGGTCGTAATGATGGTGATGATGGTCGCGCGCAGCCCTGCCGTTTTCGGCAAGGGCTTGCGGAGCACGATGGCGCGCGAACAGTTCATCGGTTTTCGCTCAGAGTGCGGCCAGCACGGCGTCACCCATCTCACGGGTGCCAACGCGGCGCGTGCCCTCTTCCCAGATGTCTCCGGTACGGTAGCCTTGGGC
Coding sequences within it:
- the truA gene encoding tRNA pseudouridine(38-40) synthase TruA; its protein translation is MRIALGLEYDGSAFCGWQTQPNGGAIQDVVERALSMIEQAPVRVQCAGRTDTGVHASSQVVHFDSGVKRPITAWVRGVNAHLPDQVVVRWAREVAEDFHARFSATARHYRYVLLSRDVRPAAASGRIGWTHWPLDLDAMQSAAALLVGEHDFSSFRAAECQAATPVRTLTQARVIRAGGCIVFEFSANAFLHHMVRNMVGALVQIGRGAREPNWITELFEARNRALAAPTFSPCGLYLCGIDYPPGLGLPGDGRVRGETFEGLLT
- a CDS encoding FimV/HubP family polar landmark protein, which codes for MKTTLRASILAAAIAALPFGASAAGLGRLNVFSGLGQPLRAEVEVTGSAEELESLNARLASPDAFRRANIEYAPQLTSLRLSVERRGAGAVVKVSSDRAFNEPFVDLLLELNWTGGRLLREYTFLLDPIDETAKTVAPEPAAPVARPLEPKAAASKHKEKSESVERPKSQAQETKPAPKRDIPGSEYTVKQGDSLTAIANRTKASDVSLEQMLAALYAANETAFAGGDINRLRAGQVLKVPDAGDARAISSTESKKILSAPSANFGAYRQKAAAAVAEAPAKDTAPKQSSSGKITPKVEDAAKPQAAKDQLKISKSQVAKEPEKADAKSAGRIQALEEDLVARERALKEASERVAALEKNVKDLQKLVDLKNQNLADLQKQAAAAKADAAKQAEAKAKAATPEKEPVAKPEPVAEKPKAEESAPVKVEAQAPAPVVDASAPPAQVKPPVVEASAPKKPVPPPPAPVEVEEPGVFASLLDNPALLGGLAAVLGLGGFLAWRSRKPKRSNGPDTTALNATQTGIESVIGPAGGQTVDTGSSVLPTDFSQSGLTSIDADEGVDPVAEADVYMAYGRDAQAEEILLDALKSDPGRTAIHVKLLEIYAQRKSLKQFENIATDLYTQTAGIGNDWARAADLGAKLDPDNPLYRTSAKSAPVASEPAMLDELSFVEAGNAVAPEVEQDQSGFEPMEVETPADLPDALEFTPAQAPTTPAFAAASPSQMQTTWTMPGEIGQITRSLEGDAQTPAAEPAVASSDDLGLDFNLDLDMVQSAPVEVAVEPEVGSLPDLGPDEITAAEVKLTTTNLGGGASDQPITLDLDGFGASPASQDDVAVASTLDSQQEALVDLEKTNFEGGLLDFDFDVDRSPQTLSPAAEPAPLDLSGIDLELPQQSVSEAPRQSEVDTHPEPQVLEDDFEMGDEVNTKLELARAYEEMRDYEGAKELLEEVLSEGSSAQKDEAQAMLARLS
- the asd gene encoding aspartate-semialdehyde dehydrogenase; this translates as MRVGFVGWRGMVGSVLMQRMREEKDFELIEPVFFTTSNVGGKGPDVGRELPPLKDASSVDELKGMDVIITCQGGDYTTDVYPKLRAAGWDGYWIDAASTMRMDDDAVIILDPVNRNVIDAALAKGVKNYIGGNCTNSILLMGVGGLFRDGLVEWVSSMTYQAASGGGANHMRELLKGMGVVHGAVADELATPSSAILEIDRKVAKAIREDVPTEFFGAPLAGGLIPWIDKQVDNGQSKEEWKGQAEVNKILGTASTIPVDGLCVRIGAMRCHSLALTLKLKKDLPLAEIESIIKSGNQWVKWVPNDREVSVKELTPASITGGLEVGVGRVRKLNMGPEYVSAFVIGDQLLWGAAEPLRRMLRILLGL
- the trpA gene encoding tryptophan synthase subunit alpha encodes the protein MSRIQNVFARLGAENRTALIPYIAAGDPSPAATLPLMHALVAGGADIIELGVPFSDPMADGPTIQRAAERALKHGVSLRDVIQLVRDFRTRDTATPVVLMGYANPIEAFGLADFAKEAAHAGVDGVLVVDYPPEEAVDFARTIKAAGLDPIFLLAPTSTDTRIAGVAAIGSGYAYYVSLKGVTGAGHLNIGDVVARIPELKKGLGMPVGVGFGIRDAASARAIGAVADAVVIGSRVIEEIENAPEGQAPARVQAFLSEIRLALDEPVVEAAR
- a CDS encoding CbiQ family ECF transporter T component is translated as MFALQGLGPSAAALLSIILLFCGIELAGKRLRLLMRRSRFLFLAIALLYTFGTPGTRISPYFPEISPTEEGLRLAVLHAGRLLGMLALVAVMLERLDRVGVAAGLLACLLPFRRLGFKPERAVVRLVMTLELATAGAKKTDWRDWLDPTGASPSELVDLRSVVVPNWSFGDAMILPALACAVVLLVRWLQ
- the trpB gene encoding tryptophan synthase subunit beta; the protein is MQMAEMQYNLPDSRGHFGPYGGVFVSETLIPALAELLEAYEFARTDPQFLAEFDHELKHYVGRPSPIYHARRLSDHCGGAQILLKREDLNHTGAHKVNNCIGQALLARRMGKPRVIAETGAGQHGVASATVAARYGMKCVVYMGSEDVKRQAANVYRMKLLGATVVPVESGSKTLKDALNEAMRDWVTNVADTFYIIGTVAGPHPYPMMVRDFQSIIGREAIGQMQEGFGRQPDAVIACVGGGSNAMGIFHPYISHDDVKLIGVEAAGDGLDTGRHAASLSAGKPGVLHGNRTYLLQDANGQIIETHSISAGLDYPGVGPEHSWLKDSGRAEYVGVTDDEALAAFHTLCRMEGIIPALESSHAIAYAMKLAATMPKDKLLLVNLSGRGDKDMHTVAEKSGIQF
- the accD gene encoding acetyl-CoA carboxylase, carboxyltransferase subunit beta, which encodes MSWLNKLLPPKIKRDAPSRKSIPEGLWSKCEVCEAVLYRSDLEGNQHVCPKCGHHKRLRARARLDLLLDADARFEIGAEVVPVDPLKFKDSKRYPDRLAAANDETGEGDALVVMQGAIKSVPCVVAAFEFDFMGGSMGSVVGERFVRGVGAAVEQGLPFICFTASGGARMQEGLFSLMQMAKTTASLTRLSERRLPFITVLTDPTMGGVSASFAFVGDVVIGEPGALIGFAGPRVIEQTVREKLPEGFQRSEFLLEKGAIDMIVDRRELRDQLAALLSLLTRQSAPN
- a CDS encoding phosphoribosylanthranilate isomerase, which produces MSRTRIKICGLTREQDVEAAVAAGVDALGFVFYRPSPRFVELERAAQLSKLVPPFVTIVGLFVNPEPSIVRAALTHVPLHLLQFHGDEEEGFCRQFERPYLKAIRMRPGVDLIHSEASFASAQGLLVDAFVDGFGGGGQAFDWSLIPSDLTRPIVLSGGLCAGNVEEAIRRVRPAAVDVSSGVESAKGIKDARKIAEFVAGVRNADG